One genomic window of Ficedula albicollis isolate OC2 unplaced genomic scaffold, FicAlb1.5 N00886, whole genome shotgun sequence includes the following:
- the LOC101810345 gene encoding kinesin-like protein KIF3C codes for MFLELDLSPPAIFEFERGREAAEQDPRALHLERLMHLDSLLERPAASRVRKSRSWCQTPRSLPSSTTHVSLASSSPCAAPLPAQE; via the exons ATGTTCCTGGAGCTGGACCTGTCCCCCCCGGCCATCTTCGAGTTCGAGCGCGGCCGGGAGGCGGCGGAGCAGGACCCGCGGGCGCTGCACCTGGAGAGGCTGATGCACCTGGACAGCCTCCTGGAGAGGCCAGCGGCCTCCCGCGTGCGCAAGTCCCGCTCCTG gtgccagaCGCCGAGGTCGCTGCCATCCTCCACCACCCACGTGTCCCTGGCCTCCAGCTCCCCGTGTGCCGCCCCACTGCCGGCCCAGGAGTGA
- the LOC101810530 gene encoding kinesin-like protein KIF3C, whose translation MQQQMLLRDEETMELRETYTSLQQEVEIKTKKLKKLYAKLQAVKAEIQDQHDEYIRVRQDLEEAQNEQTRELKLKYLIIENFIPPEEKNKIMNRLYFDSDEDQWKFQPLVPTGGYGLCPCPCPQGTVPVPVSLSPCPCPCPCP comes from the exons atgcagcagcagatgctgctgaggGACGAGGAGACCATGGAGCTGCGGGAGACCTACAcgtccctgcagcaggaggtggagATCAAAACCAAGAAGCTGAAGAAG ctctaTGCCAAGCTGCAGGCTGTCAAGGCTGAGATCCAGGACCAGCACGACGAGTACATCCGCGTGCGCCAGGACCTGGAGGAGGCCCAGAACGAGCAGACCCGCGAGCTGAAGCTCAA gTACTTGATCATCGAGAACTTCATCCCTCCCGAGGAGAAGAACAAGATCATGAACCGCCTGTACTTCGACAGCGACGAGGACCAGTGGAAATTCCAGCCACTGGTTCCCACTGGAGGGTACggcctgtgtccctgtccttgtccccagggcacagtccctgtccctgtgtccttgtccccatgtccctgtccctgtccctgtccatga